A region of Larimichthys crocea isolate SSNF chromosome X, L_crocea_2.0, whole genome shotgun sequence DNA encodes the following proteins:
- the LOC104933918 gene encoding nucleoprotein TPR isoform X1 encodes MAAVLLQVLERAELNKLPKGAQNKLEKFVTELQNANEALKTQHERLKADSEQQYFDIEKRLAESQEQILSATKDLQTLKEENKKLNEELSTLKGIEGETSEDKPPQQQTKAKYEIEAEKRELARLLEKRTQEAENLTEDVKRLNEKLTETSKVKMELQLKLDELQSSEASVQHREKRMEQEKELLEKKIEWLTTELKTKTDELLNTNREKGKEILELQGRLKTSEEQVNRLESQLTSLKETIESQNKRAGDLNTKLKQAKDEQSAMEEKYRNELNAHVKLSSLYKGAATDMESKNQELSRAVEELSKLVKDSGEANKSLEKKVSEGEELKTRLEAELREKVKKMEKELENATMKAAGKRCCVPSLTEEQLDTMCPSAAAIAAIVKPGMKFFDLYNAYAECQMHLQLEKQETRRVSRVLDEIVQEVESKAPVLKRQREEYESMQRSMASLCNKLEQARTEIYSLQKEKEEAKQRCDSMERDKLRTERQLEDTSTQVCTLLVELEEARGNQVTKDDANISSTSEVISQCPLSFRSVEELQRQNQSLLGRLRELEEEKDRQQSQVTSARVSELEVSVDKLQKEAEQLREQRNQQKQLADSSTRQRDMYKALLTQSTGFSLPAPGPDSTSLPAHVRPSVPATRSTPQRAAAAESAQTAQAKAALKQLNDAFTLYKKEKAENDKMLNETNDKLQKQLTELRSSHAKLTSQLEFSNKRYEMLQETVSAYRREISALQDRTQKMAATAQRHEYIIHTMSQDLRLSNEKLALEEVRVENLTKERDMLRQAESRLNREKEAMLAEQRNQNLLLTNLKTIQLTMERTETDSRQRLNNKIEQLEAELASMKTRLDQEVAQRHSLGRTMDAQLLEAKKQLETQNTLQQKTRELLRGSEQQVTALKAQLASPSSSETTTTPSITTTPATRAAALRAPLRVRSPVPAASQQPSQSEQELVEVKGHLRSAEEQIGELTEQIKNANASVEQYRAVVLALEDSLKKEKESRSPLEIRLKESEELQKQLEKRILELERMKQQEQELKRKAVEEVEKQVCELQRSLKASQAEQQEALERSTAAVTLEQKAIQESLLQTKLAGEAQAKYERELMLHAADVEALQELKKRSQQEAARKRELEEQLNKTSSLLQEKTKAWNTVERQLKEDLSNKTRHCAELGKQNTLLHQQMDDMASSNRQAQQQQLQQVDLSFSEEGKTTEQILEILRFVRREKEIAVAQSEASEGEALRYKQRVEHQDREVKELQEALNAEREKMQATSKTLAQQEEQLKKIETLGVLQETNRMLKMDKDKLEQELHQAQAKVTKLQSDISPLHHSLSQLSEKNGSLQADKRILEEDLKRLKAKTQQLISQQKDGDVEEKQKLTTERETQQRRIAQLAEETAKLKTELARSSVSSNSAQSQLQGLRDSLARLMSERDTLKKDLESKNSDILEKNKTITQVKKIGRRYKTQYEELKAQHDKMVAETAAKAGSETGQSKEVQQELTKAQEELNKAKEELNTLKEEAQKKQEEAQKSKQELEEAQKENQQTKEKFQEVQNQLTQNQNQLTQVQSQLSQTQTQLQQNQNQLTQSQKELQQAKTQTQQAQNQLKSVQAQAQARQNQIQQFQRELQQAKDTIQQNLTNQKELQQSQQSHNQEVSNLKTALSQTESKVTELQGHMDNLQKLIGEREADIKRLQEQLTEANQAIEANQATHANQSQSSQSIQASDANAAGEANQALQEELAKLRQELSEGKNREEQLRQQMAEKEEKTKKVFMGAKTKINQLNSAKEQLSQENEELKQSKEELEVRMSALKSQYEGRFLRLDRELRELRETQAHSEPREEPQDQSGAKVGDQARSTDQRQISLKSPAQDRGSSSMTDPPTANIRPTPSTPSPGNKPSPSTGSKATPRASIRPMVTPATVPIPTPTATVMPTTQTDSQEVLMSAGASVHSTSSSLVNTPTSITQPTSTQATAFVQPTQQQVANQDAGPSMEAERPSTSSSLIGTAGSKRSREEEEEDEESRPESSHTPPTTKKLRLKPTIALQMEGDEEIEGELRDEGEQQDSPDDSQELPEEGFPTLAEDDEDIEEEGVSQSVPSDLGSALIRDVIVIETDSDSRESKEGEAKQEDEGEEEEEEEEEEEEEEEEEEYKEEEEDDDEDDAGDSGMREGEESNEASREAEEEGGEEEPSDAPNAEENMCGASLDSQRPSEPSHSSEGSSGATSESDPPRESVHFASTPSSSSALSPSLSSSSLTPRLPQPRRPPHPLPPRLYIQPPAPELGPPHTQRQPSQLRRPSGGGRGPQLTPGIGSMQHFFDEDDRMVPSTPTLVVPHRTDGFAEAIHSPQVAGLTRFRFGPPEDLLPQTSASHSDLGQLASQGAVCAGLGMYESPLFLAAHDEDGGGRSVPTTPLQVAAPVTVFTESLPSDGGDNMASQSVPMVTASTGMASAADDGDEVFMEQEGDGPGIESSLESQTDMEASGQQSDDPSLPSTSQEPDTSSVPQRRTVSSQPLISSLSARGARGGRGEARTLLSRRGTYSRGGRGGAMGRGGIA; translated from the exons CTGCAGAATGCTAACGAGGCGCTCAAGACCCAGCATGAGCGGCTCAAAGCGGACAGCG AGCAGCAGTACTTTGACATTGAGAAGAGACTGGCGGAGAGTCAGGAACAGATCCTGTCTGCCACCAAAGACCTGCAGACGCTCaaggaggagaacaaaaaactca ATGAAGAGCTGAGCACTCTGAAGGGAATAGAGGGAGAGACCTCTGAAGACAAACCACCACAACAG caaACCAAAGCCAAGTATGAGATTgaggcagagaagagagagctgGCGAGGCTGCTGGAGAAGAGGACGCAGGAGGCAGAAAACCTTACCG aggatgTGAAGCGTCTGAATGAGAAGCTGACAGAGACCAGCAAAGTCAAGATGGAACTGCAGTTGAAGCTGGATGAGCTACAGTCATCTGAGGCGTCTGTACAG CACCGGGAGAAGCGCATGGAGCAGGAGAAAGAGTTGCTGGAGAAGAAAATCGAGTGGTTAACGACAGAACTGAAGACCAAAACTGATGAGCTGTTGAACACCAACagagagaaaggcaaagagaTACTGGAGCTACAGGGCCGCCTGAAGACCAGCGAGGAGCag GTGAACAGACTGGAAAGTCAGCTCACTTCTCTGAAGGAAACCATTGAAAGCCAGAATAAAAGAGCCGGAGACCTcaacacaaaactgaaacag GCTAAAGACGAGCAGAGTGCCATGGAGGAGAAATACCGCAACGAGCTCAACGCTCACGTCAAACTGTCTTCACTCTACAAG GGGGCAGCAACAGACATGGAGAGCAAGAACCAAGAACTGAGCAGAGCAGTGGAAGAGCTCAGCAAGCTGGTTAAAGACAGCGGGGAAG CCAATAAGTCTCTAGAAAAGAAGGTGTCGGAGGGAGAAGAACTAAAGACGAGGCTTGAGGCAGAGCTCAGAGAGAAGGTCAAGAAAATGGAGAAGGAGCTGGAAAACGCCACAATGAAGGCTGCTGGCAAACGCTGCT GTGTGCCCTCCCTGACTGAGGAGCAGTTGGACACCATGTGTCCATCAGCAGCTGCCATCGCTGCCATAGTCAAACCCGGCATGAAGTTCTTTGAC CTGTACAACGCGTATGCAGAGTGTCAGATGCATCTTCAGCTGGAGAAGCAGGAGACCAGGAGAGTGAGCAGAGTGCTGGACGAGATTGTCCAGGAGGTCGAGTCCAAGGCTCCAGTCCTGAAGCGTCAGAGAGAGGAGTACGAGAGCATGCAGAGATCCATGGCCTCTCTGTGCAACAAGCTGGAGCAGGCTCGAACG GAGATCTACAGtttgcagaaagagaaagaggaggccAAGCAGCGCTGTGACAGCATGGAAAGAGACAaactgaggacagagagacagctaGAGGACACATctacacag GTGTGTACTCTTCTGGTGGAGCTAGAAGAAGCCAGAGGTAATCAGGTGACCAAGGACGACGCCAACATTTCCAGCACCTCTGAGGTCATCAGTCAGTGCCCGCTGTCCTTCCGAAgtgtggaggagctgcagaggcaGAACCAAAGCCTGCTGGGAAGGCtgagggagctggaggaggagaaggacagacagcagagccAAGTAACGTCAGCACG TGTGTCTGAGTTGGAGGTCAGTGTGGATAAGCTTCAGaaggaggcagagcagctgaGAGAGCAGAGGAACCAGCAGAAACAGCTGGCAGACTCCAGcaccagacagagagacatgtaCAAGGCCCTGCTGACACAGAGCACCGGCTTCAGCCTGCCTGCTCCAg gtccaGATTCTACATCCCTTCCTGCGCATGTCAGGCCCTCAGTCCCAGCGACTCGCTCTACTcctcagagagctgctgctgctgagtcagCACAGACTGCTCAGGCTAAAGCTGCGTTGaaacag CTGAATGATGCCTTCACCCTGTACAAGAAGGAAAAGGCAGAGAACGACAAGATGTTGAATGAAACAAACGACAAGCTGCAGAAGCAGCTGACAGAACTCCGCTCGAGCCATGCCAAGCTCACCTCCCAACTAGAATTCAGCAACAAGAG GTATGAGATGCTCCAGGAGACTGTATCAGCCTACCGCAGAGAGATTTCAGCCCTACAGGACAGGACTCAAAAAATGGCTGCAACGGCCCAGCGACACGAGTACATCATTCACACAATGAGCCAGGACCTGAGATTGTCCAATGAAAAACTGGCactggaggag gtGCGCGTAGAGAACTTGActaaagagagagacatgttGAGACAAGCGGAGAGTCGACTCAATCGAGAAAAAGAAGCCATGCTGGCTGAGCAACGTAACCAGAACCTGCTGCTCACCAACCTCAAGACGATACAG TTGACTATGGAgcgcacagagacagacagccgCCAGCGGCTGAACAACAAGATCGAGCAACTGGAGGCAGAACTGGCTTCAATGAAGACCAGGCTGGACCAGGAAGTAGCACAGAGACACAGCCTTGGACGCACCATGGAT GCTCAGCTATTAGAAGCTAAGAAACAGCTGGAGACCCAGAACACCTTGCAGCAGAAGACCAGGGAGTTGTTGCGTGGCTCTGAGCAGCAGGTGACAGCACTGAAAGCCCAGCTGGcttctccttcatcctctgagaccaccaccacccccagcATCACGACCACCCCAGCTACCAGAGCTGCAGCCCTCAGAGCCCCGCTTCGAG TGCGCTCTCCAGTGCCAGCAGCCTCTCAGCAgcccagccaatcagagcaggaGCTTGTGGAGGTGAAAGGTCACCTGCGTTCTGCCGAGGAACAAATTGGTGAACTAACAGAGCAGATAAAGAATGCTAATGCTAGTGTGGAGCAGTACAGGGCTGTGGTGCTGGCTCTGGAAGACagtctgaagaaagaaaaggag TCTCGCTCCCCTCTGGAGATCCGGCTGAAGGAGTCGGAGGAGCTGCAGAAGCAGCTGGAGAAGAGGATTTTAGAGTTAGAGAGAATGAAGCAGCAGGAGCAAGAACTCAAGAGAAaggctgtggaggaggtggaaaaaCAG GTGTGTGAGCTGCAGCGCAGTCTGAAGGCCAGCCAGGCAGAGCAGCAAGAGGCGCTGGAGAGATCTactgctgctgtcacactgGAGCAGAAGGCCATACAGGAAAGCCTGCTGCAG ACGAAACTAGCTGGAGAGGCGCAGGCTAAGTATGAGCGGGAGCTCATGCTTCATGCTGCTGACGTGGAGGCCCTGCAGGAGCTAAAGAAAAGATCCCAGCAAGAAGCAGCACGGAAGAGGGAGTTAGAGGAGCAACTGAACAAGACCTCTTCACTCCTGCAGGAGAAAACCAAAGCCTGGAACACAGTAGAGAGACAGCTGAAG GAGGATCTGTCCAATAAGACTCGTCACTGTGCGGAGCTGGGGAAGCAGAATACACTCCTGCACCAACAGATGGATGACATGGCCTCCAGCAATCGtcaggcacagcagcagcagctgcagcaggttgaCCTGTCGTTCAGTGAGGAAGGGAAGACCACTGAACAGATACTAGAAATACTCAG GTTTGTGCGGCGTGAGAAGGAGATCGCCGTGGCTCAATCCGAGGCGTCTGAGGGAGAAGCTCTTCGCTACAAACAGAGAGTGGAACACCAAGACAGAGAAGTGAAGGAGCTACAGGAAGCTCTGAACGCTGAGAGGGAGAAAATGCAG GCCACATCAAAGACTCTGGCCCAGCAGGAGGAACAGCTGAAGAAGATCGAGACTCTCGGTGTTCTCCAAGAAACCAACAGGATGCtgaaaatggacaaagacaaactggaACAGGAGCTGCATCAAGCTCAGGCTAAa GTTACGAAGCTGCAGTCAGACATCAGCCCGCTGCATCACTCTTTGTCTCAGCTGTCAGAGAAAAATGGCTCCCTGCAGGCCGACAAGAGGATCCTGGAAGAAGACCTCAAACGCCTGAAGGCtaaaacacag CAACTGATCAGCCAACAGAAAGACGGTGATGTCGAGGAGAAGCAAAAACTCACCACTGAGAGAGAAACTCAGCAGAGACGCATCGCACAGCTGGCTGAAGAGACAGCCAAGCTGAAGACTGAACTGGCAAG ATCCAGTGTCAGCAGTAACTCTGCTCAGTCTCAGCTGCAAGGCCTCAGAGACTCTCTGGCCCGTCTGATGTCGGAGAGAGACACCCTTAAAAAAGACCTGGAATCCAAAAACAGCGACATCCTGGAGAAGAACAAGACCATCACCCAGGTCAAGAAGATTGGACGACGCTACAAGACCCAGTATGAGGAGCTCAAAGCCCAGCATGACAAG ATGGTTGCAGAAACGGCTGCTAAAGCGGGAAGTGAGACGGGTCAGAGCAAGGAGGTACAGCAGGAGCTGACGAAAGCACAGGAGGAGCTCAACAAGGCAAAAGAGGAGCTGAACACACTGAAGGAGGAGGCGCagaaaaaacaggaggag GCCCAGAAGTCTAAGCAGGAACTGGAGGAGGCCCAGAAGGAAAACCAGCAGACCAAGGAAAAGTTCCAGGAGGTCCAGAACCAGCTgacacagaaccagaaccagctgaCACAG GTCCAATCCCAGTTGTCTCAGACCCAGACTCAACTGCAGCAGAATCAGAACCAGCTGACCCAGAGTCAGAAAGAGCTTCAGCAAGCAAAGACCCAGACCCAGCAG GCACAGAACCAGTTGAAATCAGTTCAGGCTCAAGCTCAGGCCCGTCAGAACCAGATTCAGCAGTTCCAGAGGGAGCTCCAGCAGGCTAAAGACACCATTCAGCAGAACCTTACTAATCAGAAAGAGCTACAGCAGAGCCAACAGAGCCACAACCAGGAAGTCAGCAACCTCAAGACTGCTCTCAGCCAGACAGAGAGCAAG GTGACTGAGCTTCAAGGTCACATGGACAACCTGCAGAAG TTAATTGGTGAGCGTGAAGCAGACATCAAGCGTCTGCAGGAGCAGCTGACTGAAGCTAACCAGGCTATTGAAGCTAACCAAGCTACACATGCCAACCAGAGCCAGAGTTCTCAGTCCATCCAGGCCAGTGACGCTAATGCTGCTGGTGAGGCTAACCAGGCGCTACAAGAGGAGCTAGCAAAACTGAGACAAGAG CTTTCTGAGGGCAAGAACCGAGAGGAGCAGCTCAGACAGCAGATGgctgaaaaagaggaaaagaccaAGAAGGTGTTCATGGGAGCCAAGACCAAAATCAACCAACTAAACA GTGCCAAGGAGCAGCTCAGTCAGGAGAACGAAGAGCTGAAACAAAGtaaggaggagctggaggtgagAATGAGCGCCCTCAAGTCTCAGTATGAAGGACGATTTCTTCGGCTGGACCGAGAGCTGAGAGAACTGAGAGAGACGCAAGCACACTCTGAACCCAGAGAGGAACCACAGGACCAGAGTGGAGCCAAG GTGGGTGATCAGGCCAGGTCTACAGACCAGAGACAGATATCTTTGAAGAGCCCTGCCCAAGACAGAGGAAG CTCCAGCATGACTGATCCTCCCACTGCCAACATCCGCCCTACCCCAAGTACTCCATCTCCTGGCAACAAGCCAAGCCCCTCCACTGGTAGCAAGGCTACACCCCGAGCCAGCATCCGGCCTATGGTTACCCCGGCAACTGTCCCCATCCCGACGCCCACCGCCACAGTCATGCCGaccacacagactgacagccaAGAGG TGCTGATGAGCGCAGGAGCCTCTGTACACTCTACCAGCTCTAGTCTGGTAAACACGCCCACATCAATAACTCAGCCAACCAGCACCCAGGCCACAGCTTTTGTTCAGCCCACCCAGCAGCAGGTAGCCAATCAGGATGCAGGCCCCAGTATGGAGGCAGAGCGACCATCtacatcctcctctctgattGGAACAG ccgGTTCAAAAcgaagcagagaggaggaggaggaagacgaagagAGCAGACCGGAGAgttcacacacacctccaacCACTAAAAAACTACGACTGAAACCAACAATAGCactgcag ATGGAAGGTGATGAAGAGATCGAAGGAGAGCTGAGGGATGAAGGAGAACAACAGGATTCACCAGATGACAGTCAG GAGCTTCCAGAGGAGGGTTTTCCTACCTTAGCCGAAGATGACGAGGACATTGAGGAAGAAGGCGTGTCCCAGTCTGTGCCCTCTGATCTGGGCTCTGCTCTTATTCGGGATGTCATCGTGAtcgagacagacagtgacagccGTGAGAGCAAGGAGGGGGAGGCGAAGCAGGAGGACgaaggtgaagaggaggaagaagaagaagaagaggaggaggaggaggaagaagaagaggag tacaaggaggaagaggaggatgacgatgaagatgatgcTGGTGACAGTGGgatgagagaaggagaggagagcaatGAGGCGAGcagggaggcagaagaggagggaggggaggaggagccATCGGATGCCCCCAACGCAGAGGAGAACATGTGCGGAGCGTCGTTGGACTCCCAGCGTCCCTCTGAGCCATCGCACAGCA GTGAAGGCAGCAGTGGCGCCACATCAGAGTCCGATCCACCCAGAGAGTCGGTACACTTTGCCTcgactccctcctcctcctctgcactctccccttccctctcctcctcatccctcacACCCCGCCTCCCCCAACCACGGAGGCCCCCACACCCCCTCCCACCACGGCTCTACATCCAACCTCCAGCTCCGGAGCTGGGACCCCcccacacacag AGACAGCCGTCTCAGCTGCGCAGGCCTTCAGGAGGAGGACGCGGACCTCAACTGACACCTGGAATAGGCAGCATG CAACATTTCTTTGATGAGGACGACAGAATGGTTCCCAGTACTCCCACACTGGTAGTCCCACACCGCACTGATGGCTTTGCTGAGGCTATACA TTCTCCTCAGGTAGCGGGTCTGACCAGGTTCAGGTTTGGACCCCCAGAGGACCTCCTACCTCAGACGTCAGCATCACACTCTGACCTGGGACAGCTGGCCTCTCAAGGAG CTGTTTGTGCAGGTCTGGGGATGTACGAGTCTCCTCTGTTCCTGGCCGCTCACgatgaagatggaggagggaggagtgtCCCCACCACACCTTTACAAGTGGCAGCACCAG TGACGGTTTTCACAGAGTCTCTGCCCTCAGACGGCGGCGACAACATGGCGTCCCAGTCGGTTCCCATGGTAACCGCCTCAACCGGGATGGCTTCTGCTGCAGATGATGGTGACGAAGTCTTCATGGAGCAGGAAGGAGACGG tCCTGGTATTGAATCCTCTCTGGAGAGCCAAACAGACATGGAGGCGTCAGGACAGCAGAGTGATGATCCATCACTGCCATCTACCAGCCAAGAACCTG ACACCAGCAGTGTTCCTCAGCGGCGCACAGTGAGCAGTCAGCCTCTGATCAGCAGCCTGTCAGCCAGAGGagccagaggagggaggggggaggccAGGACGCTACTCTCCCGCAGAG GAACTTACTcccgaggaggaagaggaggagccaTGGGCAGAGGGGGCATCGCCTAA